From Paenibacillus sp. V4I7, one genomic window encodes:
- a CDS encoding putative DNA-binding protein, which translates to MSIDQMLEKTNRVNLLFDFYEPLLTDKQRTFLQLYFHDDYSLGEIAENFEISRQAVYEHIKRAESTLQDYESKLHLVHKHEQRMKLRAELVQVLDDCEPELKRKTTELFDTIVGID; encoded by the coding sequence ATGTCTATCGATCAAATGCTTGAGAAAACGAATCGCGTTAACTTGCTATTTGATTTCTATGAACCGCTGTTGACCGATAAACAGAGAACGTTCCTCCAACTGTATTTTCATGATGATTACTCACTCGGAGAGATCGCTGAGAATTTTGAAATTAGCCGCCAGGCGGTTTATGAACATATTAAACGTGCAGAGTCAACTCTTCAGGATTATGAGAGTAAATTGCATCTGGTACATAAGCACGAACAACGCATGAAGCTGCGTGCGGAACTGGTTCAGGTGCTTGATGATTGCGAACCGGAGCTAAAGAGGAAAACGACGGAGCTTTTTGATACAATAGTAGGGATCGATTAA
- the ftsY gene encoding signal recognition particle-docking protein FtsY, with protein MSFFKRLKESISSKAEAVTNKFKEGLTKTRDAFVDRVDDLFSRRKKIDEDFYEELEEILIGADVGVNTVLKLIDQLRTEVKKRKIEDPAELQPILSEKLIELLKGDADAGLKLNPNGLSVILFVGVNGVGKTTTIGKMAHMFKSQGKKVLMAAGDTFRAGAIEQLETWGERVGVDVIKQQSGSDPAAVMFDAVQAAKTRGVDILLCDTAGRLQNKVNLMEELNKIYRVIQREVPDAPHEVILVLDATTGQNALSQAKLFGDKTGLTGLVLSKLDGTAKGGIVVAIRQELSLPVKFVGLGEKMDDLQPFDSEQFVHALFGKWIGEDKEENA; from the coding sequence ATGAGCTTTTTTAAACGATTAAAAGAAAGTATTTCCAGTAAGGCCGAAGCGGTCACGAATAAGTTCAAAGAAGGATTAACGAAAACAAGAGACGCCTTCGTCGATCGTGTGGATGATTTATTTAGCCGCCGCAAGAAGATAGATGAAGACTTTTATGAAGAGCTTGAAGAAATTCTAATTGGCGCTGATGTGGGTGTGAATACAGTGCTTAAGCTCATCGATCAGCTTCGCACCGAGGTGAAGAAACGCAAAATTGAAGATCCCGCGGAGCTTCAGCCGATCCTTTCCGAAAAGTTGATTGAGCTATTAAAAGGTGACGCTGATGCAGGACTGAAATTAAATCCAAATGGTTTATCCGTCATTTTATTTGTTGGTGTGAACGGAGTAGGGAAGACAACGACAATCGGTAAGATGGCACACATGTTTAAATCTCAAGGAAAAAAAGTATTAATGGCTGCAGGTGATACATTCCGTGCCGGTGCAATTGAGCAGTTGGAAACTTGGGGCGAGCGTGTTGGTGTTGATGTGATTAAACAGCAATCTGGCTCCGACCCTGCAGCCGTCATGTTTGATGCGGTGCAGGCAGCGAAAACGCGTGGTGTAGACATCTTGTTATGTGATACAGCGGGTCGTTTGCAAAACAAAGTGAATTTGATGGAGGAACTGAATAAGATCTATCGCGTTATCCAGCGTGAAGTTCCAGATGCTCCTCATGAGGTAATTCTCGTTTTAGATGCAACTACGGGACAAAATGCACTCAGCCAAGCCAAGCTTTTTGGTGATAAAACAGGACTGACGGGGTTGGTGCTTTCCAAGCTCGATGGTACGGCCAAAGGCGGTATCGTTGTAGCGATCCGTCAAGAGTTATCACTTCCTGTGAAATTCGTTGGCCTCGGGGAGAAAATGGATGATCTTCAGCCCTTTGATTCCGAACAGTTCGTACACGCCCTCTTTGGCAAATGGATCGGCGAGGATAAAGAAGAAAATGCTTAA